In one window of Sphingomonas glaciei DNA:
- a CDS encoding (2Fe-2S)-binding protein, with translation MIVCCCNAIRETEVREAARTGACSVGQAYARKGCKVKCGSCLPFARAIIAEECDALAANPAKVAA, from the coding sequence ATGATCGTCTGCTGCTGCAACGCGATTCGCGAAACCGAGGTGCGGGAAGCCGCGCGCACCGGCGCCTGCAGCGTCGGCCAGGCCTATGCCCGCAAGGGATGCAAGGTGAAGTGCGGCAGCTGCCTTCCGTTCGCTCGCGCGATCATCGCCGAAGAATGCGACGCACTCGCTGCCAATCCGGCCAAGGTCGCCGCCTAA
- a CDS encoding acyl-CoA dehydrogenase family protein, translating to MILTDDQRQLADMTRTFMGEEGTIKKQLRHWRDIGCKDGFGHGLWKQMAELGLTGLAIPEEEGGLGLGTTEAALVMEEVGRNLTPSPFLTTSIVAVEALKGSEQGKRWFPGILSGDTIAAFAIDEGPHHRPRQIALEAKRSGNGFALSGSKQFVVHGASADLLIVAARTGGSAGESKGLTLFAVPRDAAGMTVENVALADASKAARITFEGTQIDADAVIGEVDGGWEPLRRAMRAGRTGAAAELVGVAAGASAMTVDYLKQRKQFGKLIGEFQVLQHRAAHLFGEIEIARAATFKAAELLDRGDERAGVMTHVAKAKAGRVSALAVQEAVQMHGGIGMTDEHDIGLYMKREKVLDALFGDANYHARMVQAA from the coding sequence ATGATCCTTACCGACGACCAACGCCAGCTCGCCGATATGACTCGGACCTTCATGGGCGAAGAGGGCACCATCAAGAAGCAGCTGCGCCACTGGCGCGACATCGGCTGCAAGGACGGGTTCGGCCACGGCCTGTGGAAGCAGATGGCTGAGCTGGGCCTGACCGGCCTCGCCATCCCGGAGGAAGAGGGCGGTCTCGGCCTTGGCACCACTGAAGCCGCACTGGTGATGGAGGAAGTCGGCCGTAACCTCACGCCTTCCCCGTTTCTGACGACGTCGATCGTCGCGGTCGAGGCGCTGAAGGGCAGCGAGCAGGGCAAGCGCTGGTTTCCGGGCATCCTGTCGGGCGACACGATCGCGGCCTTCGCAATCGATGAGGGGCCGCACCATCGCCCCCGCCAGATCGCGCTGGAGGCCAAGCGCTCGGGCAACGGCTTCGCGCTGTCGGGCTCCAAGCAGTTCGTGGTCCACGGTGCGTCGGCCGACTTGCTGATTGTCGCCGCGCGTACCGGCGGCTCGGCAGGTGAGAGCAAGGGCCTTACGCTGTTCGCGGTGCCTCGCGACGCGGCCGGCATGACGGTCGAGAATGTCGCGCTGGCCGACGCCAGCAAGGCAGCACGGATCACCTTTGAAGGCACCCAGATCGATGCCGATGCGGTGATCGGCGAGGTCGACGGCGGTTGGGAGCCGCTGCGCCGCGCGATGCGCGCCGGCCGTACCGGCGCAGCGGCCGAGCTGGTCGGGGTCGCAGCGGGCGCCTCGGCGATGACGGTCGACTATCTCAAGCAGCGCAAGCAGTTCGGAAAGCTGATCGGCGAGTTCCAGGTCCTCCAGCACCGCGCTGCCCATCTATTCGGTGAGATCGAGATCGCCCGCGCCGCGACGTTCAAGGCCGCCGAACTGCTCGACCGTGGCGACGAGCGGGCAGGGGTGATGACCCATGTCGCCAAGGCCAAGGCCGGCCGCGTCTCGGCGCTGGCGGTGCAGGAAGCGGTGCAGATGCACGGCGGCATCGGCATGACCGACGAGCATGACATCGGCCTCTACATGAAGCGCGAAAAGGTGCTCGACGCCTTGTTCGGCGATGCCAATTACCATGCGCGGATGGTGCAGGCGGCTTAA
- a CDS encoding acyl-CoA dehydrogenase family protein, producing the protein MSDLAQFRADTRAWLEVNCPAEMRTPMRSEDDACWGGRHFKFQSEAQERWMRVMGEKGWTVPDWPAAYGGGGLSAAETKVLKEEMRAIGARSPLSSFGISMLGPALLKYGTEEQKSRFLPEIARGEIRWCQGYSEPGAGSDLAGLQTKCEDMGDHWLVNGQKVWTSYADQADWIFCLVRTSTETKHGGISFLLFDMESEGVSTKPILLISGYSPFCETFFDDVKVPKDQVVGEVNKGWDVAKYLLGHEREMISGMGLGSGSSRTLAQSLGEIDDPVLAADVALFDVDALAFAAMSEHFIDQLKAGEAHPAMPSMMKYAGTELNKKRHELIMAAGGSDALEWDSERSRGGKAAREWLRTKANSIEGGTSEVQLGIVAKHILRLPGA; encoded by the coding sequence ATGAGTGATCTCGCTCAATTCCGCGCCGACACCCGCGCCTGGCTGGAAGTGAACTGCCCGGCTGAGATGCGCACGCCGATGCGTTCGGAGGACGACGCCTGCTGGGGCGGGCGCCATTTCAAGTTCCAGAGCGAGGCGCAGGAACGCTGGATGCGGGTGATGGGCGAGAAGGGCTGGACCGTGCCCGACTGGCCCGCGGCTTATGGCGGTGGTGGCCTTTCTGCGGCCGAGACCAAGGTGCTGAAAGAGGAAATGCGCGCAATCGGTGCTCGCAGCCCGCTCTCGAGCTTCGGCATCTCGATGCTCGGGCCGGCGCTGCTCAAATATGGCACCGAGGAGCAGAAGAGCCGCTTCCTGCCCGAGATCGCACGCGGCGAGATCCGCTGGTGCCAGGGCTATTCCGAACCCGGCGCCGGCTCCGACCTCGCCGGTCTGCAGACCAAGTGCGAGGATATGGGCGACCATTGGCTGGTCAACGGCCAGAAGGTGTGGACCAGCTATGCCGACCAGGCCGACTGGATCTTCTGCCTGGTCCGCACCTCGACCGAGACCAAGCATGGCGGGATCAGCTTCCTGTTGTTCGACATGGAGAGCGAAGGCGTCTCGACCAAGCCGATCCTGCTGATCAGCGGCTATTCGCCCTTCTGCGAGACCTTCTTCGACGATGTGAAGGTCCCCAAGGATCAGGTCGTCGGCGAGGTCAACAAGGGCTGGGACGTCGCCAAGTACCTCCTCGGCCACGAGCGCGAGATGATCAGCGGCATGGGCCTCGGATCGGGCTCGAGCCGGACCCTGGCGCAGAGCCTGGGCGAGATCGACGATCCGGTGCTGGCTGCCGACGTCGCCTTGTTCGACGTCGACGCACTCGCCTTTGCCGCGATGAGCGAGCATTTCATCGACCAATTGAAGGCCGGCGAGGCGCATCCCGCCATGCCCAGCATGATGAAATATGCCGGGACCGAATTGAACAAGAAGCGCCACGAGCTGATCATGGCGGCGGGCGGATCGGATGCGCTCGAATGGGACAGCGAGCGATCGCGTGGCGGCAAGGCGGCGCGCGAATGGCTGCGGACCAAAGCCAATTCGATCGAGGGCGGTACCAGCGAGGTCCAGCTCGGGATCGTCGCCAAGCACATCCTGCGGCTGCCGGGAGCCTGA
- a CDS encoding acyl-CoA dehydrogenase family protein, with product MDFDLTERQSHFRDRVRAFIERHVRPAVPGLAAELNSGDRWHHLEGLEPLKAKARAEGLWNLFMPPGGALQHVDESFAFEGEQLTNLEYALCAEEMGRVGFASEVFNCSAPDTGNMEVFHRYGTREQKEQWLAPLMRGEIRSAFLMTEPGVASSDATNIQCEIRREGDEYVINGKKWWSSGAGDPRCKVAILMGKTNPEARKHAQQSMILVPMDAAGITVERALTVYGYDDAPHGHMEIRLENVRVPVDNLLLGEGRGFEIAQGRLGPGRIHHCMRTIGAAEEALELMVGRIQSRTAFGKRISEHSVWEQRVAEARIEIDCTRLLCLKAADLMDKSGNKAAKAEIAMIKVKAPRMALKVIDDAIQAFGGAGVSQDTSLAHSWAGIRTLRLADGPDEVHNRSIALMEYGKHPPIDPQVP from the coding sequence GTGGACTTCGACCTGACCGAAAGACAGTCCCACTTCCGCGACCGGGTTCGCGCCTTCATCGAGCGGCATGTCCGTCCCGCCGTTCCGGGCCTCGCCGCCGAACTCAACAGCGGGGACCGCTGGCATCACCTCGAAGGATTGGAGCCGCTCAAGGCCAAGGCCCGGGCCGAGGGGCTGTGGAACCTGTTCATGCCGCCAGGCGGCGCCTTGCAGCATGTCGACGAGAGCTTCGCCTTCGAGGGCGAGCAGCTGACCAACCTCGAATATGCTTTGTGCGCCGAGGAGATGGGCCGGGTCGGTTTCGCCTCGGAGGTGTTCAATTGCTCGGCGCCCGACACCGGCAACATGGAGGTGTTCCACCGCTACGGCACCCGCGAGCAGAAGGAGCAGTGGCTGGCGCCGCTGATGCGGGGCGAGATCCGCTCGGCCTTCCTGATGACCGAGCCAGGTGTCGCCAGCTCGGACGCGACCAACATCCAGTGCGAGATCCGCCGCGAGGGCGACGAATACGTCATCAACGGCAAGAAGTGGTGGAGTTCGGGTGCGGGCGATCCGCGCTGCAAGGTCGCGATCCTGATGGGCAAGACCAATCCCGAGGCGCGCAAGCATGCCCAGCAGTCGATGATCTTGGTGCCGATGGACGCCGCCGGGATCACGGTCGAGCGCGCGCTGACAGTTTATGGCTATGACGATGCGCCGCACGGGCACATGGAGATCAGGCTGGAGAACGTGCGAGTGCCGGTCGACAACCTGCTGCTGGGCGAAGGTCGCGGGTTCGAGATCGCGCAGGGGCGGCTGGGGCCGGGCCGCATCCACCATTGCATGCGCACCATCGGCGCGGCCGAGGAAGCGCTGGAGCTGATGGTCGGTCGCATCCAGTCGCGCACCGCGTTCGGCAAGCGGATCAGCGAGCATAGCGTGTGGGAACAGCGCGTCGCCGAGGCGCGGATCGAGATCGACTGCACCCGCCTGCTTTGCCTCAAGGCCGCGGACCTGATGGACAAGTCGGGCAACAAGGCGGCCAAGGCCGAAATCGCGATGATCAAGGTCAAGGCGCCGCGGATGGCGTTGAAGGTGATCGACGACGCGATCCAGGCGTTCGGCGGCGCTGGGGTCAGCCAGGATACCAGTCTGGCGCATAGCTGGGCCGGCATCCGCACGCTGCGGCTGGCCGACGGTCCGGACGAGGTGCACAACCGCTCCATCGCGCTGATGGAATATGGCAAGCACCCGCCGATCGATCCGCAGGTGCCTTGA
- a CDS encoding SDR family NAD(P)-dependent oxidoreductase — translation MLTSLFDLTGKTAIVTGSSRGIGQAIAEEMAAHGANVVISSRKQDACEEVAAAINQRGKGRAIAIAASISDKEALRELVERTRAELGPIDVLVCNAASNPYYGPMGGISDDQFRKIMDNNVLSNHWLTSFVAPEMVERKSGSIIIVSSVGGLTSSTVIGAYNISKAADLQLVRNLAAEFGPSNVRVNAIAPGLVRTDFAKALWENPEILKSVTKVAALKRIGEPREIAGAALFLASEAGSFVTGQTLVVDGGSTFGAGF, via the coding sequence ATGTTGACCTCGCTTTTCGACCTTACCGGCAAGACCGCCATCGTCACCGGTTCCTCGCGCGGGATCGGGCAGGCGATCGCCGAGGAAATGGCTGCGCACGGCGCCAACGTCGTGATCTCGAGCCGCAAGCAGGACGCCTGCGAGGAAGTGGCGGCGGCGATCAATCAGCGCGGCAAGGGTCGCGCGATAGCCATCGCCGCTTCGATCTCCGACAAGGAGGCGCTGCGCGAGCTGGTCGAGCGGACGCGGGCCGAGTTGGGGCCGATCGACGTGCTGGTCTGCAACGCCGCCTCCAATCCCTATTACGGGCCGATGGGCGGAATCAGCGACGATCAGTTCCGCAAGATCATGGACAACAACGTCCTGTCCAATCACTGGCTGACCAGCTTCGTCGCGCCCGAGATGGTGGAGCGCAAGTCGGGCTCGATCATCATCGTGTCGAGCGTCGGCGGGCTGACCAGCTCCACCGTGATCGGCGCCTACAATATCTCCAAGGCAGCCGACCTGCAGCTGGTCCGCAACCTGGCCGCGGAGTTCGGGCCGTCGAACGTCCGGGTCAACGCCATCGCTCCGGGGCTGGTGCGGACCGACTTCGCCAAGGCGCTGTGGGAAAATCCGGAGATCCTGAAGAGCGTGACCAAGGTCGCTGCGCTCAAACGCATCGGCGAGCCGCGCGAGATCGCCGGCGCAGCGCTGTTTCTGGCCAGCGAGGCAGGCAGCTTCGTTACCGGGCAGACCCTGGTGGTTGATGGCGGCAGCACCTTCGGCGCGGGGTTCTGA
- a CDS encoding SDR family NAD(P)-dependent oxidoreductase: MSVENEHRHHPRLEGKVIIVTGAGSGIGKASTELFLRHGATVIAADLHGAQHVADAGREEDVVRLVETAKHQHGALHGFFANAGVSGGLASIFEQTVEDWEQILRVNLIGPFLAIKHAAPLIKEQGGGSIICTASVAGLRSGAGGPAYSASKAGVISLVKTAAQQLAGSNVRVNAICPGLIETGMTEFVYERARAKGQEDRLGHLNPLRRGGVPDEIAKAALFLASDESSYVNGHALVVDGGLSSSHPFNRQDYGRTAI, encoded by the coding sequence ATGAGCGTCGAAAACGAGCACCGTCATCACCCGCGGCTTGAAGGCAAGGTCATCATCGTCACCGGGGCCGGCTCCGGCATCGGCAAGGCCAGCACCGAACTGTTCCTCAGGCATGGCGCGACAGTAATCGCTGCCGACCTCCACGGCGCGCAGCATGTCGCCGACGCCGGCCGCGAGGAAGATGTCGTGCGGCTGGTTGAGACCGCCAAGCACCAGCATGGCGCGCTGCACGGCTTCTTCGCCAATGCCGGGGTGTCGGGTGGGCTGGCCTCGATCTTTGAGCAAACGGTCGAGGATTGGGAGCAGATTCTGCGGGTCAATCTGATCGGACCGTTCCTGGCGATCAAGCATGCCGCGCCTTTGATCAAGGAGCAGGGCGGCGGATCGATCATCTGCACCGCCAGTGTCGCCGGCCTCCGCTCGGGCGCGGGCGGACCGGCCTATAGCGCCAGCAAGGCCGGGGTGATCAGCCTGGTCAAGACCGCCGCGCAGCAGCTGGCGGGGTCGAACGTGCGGGTGAATGCCATTTGCCCCGGCCTGATCGAGACCGGCATGACCGAATTCGTCTACGAGCGGGCGCGGGCCAAGGGGCAGGAGGACCGGCTTGGCCACCTCAACCCGCTGCGCCGCGGCGGGGTGCCGGACGAGATCGCCAAGGCGGCGCTGTTCCTGGCGTCGGACGAGAGCAGCTACGTCAACGGCCATGCGCTGGTGGTCGACGGCGGGCTGTCGAGCTCGCATCCGTTCAATCGCCAGGATTACGGGCGGACCGCGATCTAG
- a CDS encoding 3-hydroxyacyl-CoA dehydrogenase NAD-binding domain-containing protein codes for MTSPISTSRHGHVLVISSNNPPVNALGHPVREGLVKGIEEADGDENIKAVVIIGEGATFFAGADISEFGTPKAFAQPMLPQVVDIIENCTKPVVAAIHGTALGGGLEVALACHYRAAVASAKLGVPEVKLGLLPGAGGTQRLPRVAGVEKALQMTTSGNPIGAQEAFEIGLVDRMIEGDLLQHAVAYATEVADIRPAPKSSERQNKIEEASPSVFDDFVAANPRVFKGFDAPRKNLEAVRAATQHPYAEGVAMERQLFMELMSGTQAKAQQYFFFAERKAAKIEGIDENVRPREIRKVGVIGAGTMGGGISMNFLSAGIPVTIVETSQEALDRGTGVMLKNYQASAKKGRFTDEQVGHMMGLLNPTLDFDALADCDLIIEAVFEQMEIKKDIFGRLDKIAKPGAILASNTSYLNVDEIAAATSRPQDVVGLHFFSPANVMKLLEVVRGAKTADDVLVTAMALAKKIKKVAVVAGVCYGFIGNRMLIPRQTEATKLLLEGATPAQIDKVHVDFGMPMGPFQMADLAGVDIGWHRDVNRIENIRDALCSADRWGQKKAAGFYDYDEKRRPSPSPKVQEIIEEFRAKAGVTAREISDEEIIQRTLYTMVNEGAKILEEGMAQRASDIDVVWVYGYGWPVYRGGPMHWADAEGVQKIVDGLKAAAPHMGEDFSFSQLLLDKAAKGEKFTGR; via the coding sequence ATGACCTCGCCCATCAGTACCAGCCGCCACGGCCACGTCCTTGTCATCTCCTCCAACAACCCGCCGGTGAACGCGCTCGGCCATCCTGTCCGCGAAGGCCTGGTGAAGGGCATCGAGGAGGCCGACGGCGACGAGAACATCAAGGCGGTGGTGATCATCGGCGAGGGCGCGACCTTCTTCGCGGGCGCCGACATCAGCGAATTCGGGACGCCCAAGGCGTTCGCCCAGCCGATGCTGCCGCAGGTGGTCGACATCATCGAGAATTGCACCAAGCCCGTGGTCGCCGCGATCCACGGCACGGCACTCGGCGGCGGGCTCGAGGTGGCGCTGGCCTGCCACTATCGTGCGGCGGTGGCGTCGGCCAAGCTGGGTGTGCCGGAAGTGAAACTCGGCCTGCTGCCGGGTGCCGGCGGAACCCAGCGCCTGCCGCGCGTCGCGGGGGTCGAGAAGGCGCTTCAGATGACCACCAGCGGCAATCCGATCGGCGCGCAGGAGGCGTTCGAGATCGGGCTGGTCGACCGGATGATCGAAGGCGACCTGCTCCAGCACGCCGTCGCCTATGCGACCGAAGTCGCCGACATCCGCCCTGCCCCTAAATCGTCCGAGCGCCAGAACAAGATCGAGGAAGCCAGCCCCAGCGTCTTCGACGATTTCGTCGCCGCCAACCCGCGGGTGTTCAAGGGCTTCGACGCGCCGCGCAAGAACCTCGAAGCGGTCCGCGCCGCGACCCAGCACCCTTATGCCGAAGGCGTTGCCATGGAGCGCCAGCTGTTCATGGAGCTGATGAGCGGCACCCAGGCCAAGGCGCAGCAATATTTCTTCTTCGCCGAGCGCAAGGCGGCGAAGATCGAGGGAATCGATGAAAACGTGCGCCCGCGCGAGATCCGCAAGGTCGGCGTGATCGGAGCCGGCACCATGGGTGGCGGCATTTCGATGAACTTCCTGTCCGCTGGGATCCCGGTAACGATTGTGGAAACCAGCCAGGAAGCGCTCGACCGGGGCACGGGCGTCATGCTCAAGAATTATCAGGCGAGCGCCAAGAAGGGCCGCTTCACCGACGAGCAGGTCGGGCACATGATGGGTCTGCTCAACCCGACGCTCGACTTCGATGCGCTGGCCGACTGCGACCTCATCATCGAGGCGGTGTTCGAACAGATGGAGATCAAGAAGGACATCTTCGGCCGCTTGGACAAGATCGCCAAGCCGGGCGCGATCCTCGCGTCCAATACCAGCTACCTCAACGTCGACGAGATCGCCGCCGCGACCAGCCGCCCGCAGGACGTGGTCGGCCTGCACTTCTTCTCGCCCGCCAACGTCATGAAGCTGCTGGAAGTCGTGCGCGGGGCCAAGACCGCCGACGACGTGCTGGTCACCGCCATGGCGCTGGCCAAGAAGATCAAGAAGGTCGCGGTGGTGGCGGGCGTTTGCTACGGTTTCATCGGCAACCGCATGTTGATCCCGCGCCAGACCGAGGCGACCAAGCTGCTGCTGGAAGGCGCCACCCCGGCGCAGATCGACAAGGTCCATGTCGATTTCGGGATGCCGATGGGGCCATTCCAGATGGCCGACCTCGCCGGGGTCGACATCGGCTGGCACCGCGACGTTAACCGGATCGAGAACATCCGTGATGCGCTCTGCTCGGCCGACCGCTGGGGCCAGAAGAAGGCCGCCGGCTTCTACGATTATGACGAGAAGCGCCGCCCCTCGCCCAGCCCCAAGGTGCAGGAGATCATCGAGGAGTTTCGCGCCAAGGCCGGCGTCACCGCGCGCGAGATCAGCGACGAGGAAATCATCCAGCGCACGCTCTACACCATGGTCAACGAGGGGGCGAAAATCCTCGAGGAAGGCATGGCCCAGCGCGCGTCCGACATCGATGTGGTGTGGGTCTATGGCTATGGCTGGCCGGTCTATCGCGGCGGGCCGATGCATTGGGCCGACGCCGAGGGCGTGCAGAAGATCGTCGATGGGCTGAAGGCCGCAGCGCCGCACATGGGCGAGGATTTCTCCTTCTCGCAGCTGCTTCTCGACAAGGCGGCCAAGGGTGAGAAGTTCACCGGCCGCTAG
- a CDS encoding PepSY domain-containing protein translates to MRILLLTAAAALSAAIATPAAATGKMTCNAPQKSWKTLGSLESKLKKDGWEVRKSKVDGGCYEVYGTDPQGRRVEAYFHPVSFKMLLSSRRGEVLYKAN, encoded by the coding sequence ATGCGTATCCTGCTTCTCACTGCCGCCGCCGCCCTTTCGGCCGCGATCGCCACCCCAGCCGCCGCCACCGGCAAGATGACCTGCAACGCCCCGCAAAAGAGCTGGAAGACCCTCGGCAGCCTCGAATCGAAGCTGAAGAAGGACGGCTGGGAAGTGCGCAAGTCGAAGGTCGATGGCGGCTGCTACGAAGTCTACGGGACCGATCCGCAGGGCCGCCGGGTTGAGGCCTATTTCCACCCCGTCAGCTTCAAGATGCTGCTCAGCAGCCGTCGCGGCGAAGTGCTCTACAAGGCCAATTAA
- a CDS encoding protein-methionine-sulfoxide reductase heme-binding subunit MsrQ — protein MTSCRSTLFWLILALPLALALVRFALTPDAYPGDLLHPTGEWSARFIILALMVTPLRQLWPQARIVRFLARHRRALGVAGFLYALAHTAAYVLDMVTLAEMLAEVGAPSIWTGWAALAILVPLGLTSNDAAMRALRGGWKRLQRLAYPAAILTLVHWALVHDGLAAALLHFVPLALLQAVRLVRLFSSPTPRSLA, from the coding sequence GTGACCTCGTGCCGTTCCACTCTCTTCTGGCTGATCCTGGCCCTGCCGCTGGCCCTTGCGCTGGTCCGCTTCGCGCTCACGCCCGACGCCTATCCGGGCGACCTGCTCCACCCGACGGGCGAATGGTCGGCGCGCTTCATCATCCTTGCGCTGATGGTCACCCCGCTGAGGCAGCTGTGGCCGCAGGCGCGGATCGTGCGCTTCCTCGCCCGTCATCGCCGCGCGCTCGGGGTCGCGGGCTTTCTCTATGCGCTGGCTCATACCGCGGCCTACGTGCTCGACATGGTCACTCTCGCCGAAATGCTGGCGGAGGTCGGTGCGCCGTCGATCTGGACCGGCTGGGCCGCGCTGGCGATCCTCGTGCCGCTCGGCCTTACCAGCAACGATGCCGCGATGCGCGCGCTCCGCGGCGGGTGGAAGCGGCTCCAGCGGCTCGCCTATCCGGCGGCGATCCTGACCCTCGTCCACTGGGCGCTGGTCCACGACGGCCTTGCCGCCGCCCTCCTTCACTTCGTACCGCTCGCCCTGCTTCAGGCCGTGCGACTGGTGCGCCTGTTTTCCTCACCCACACCACGGAGTCTTGCCTGA
- a CDS encoding L,D-transpeptidase family protein, with translation MDHAPTLRLAPLALAVALLAGCATAPVKVTEAPRPAPAVAQLPYEWTNGHAPKATQQAKALFGTVALRPGQYHWAATIPEAPAKVVIDRMQQLMFVYKGDQLVGVSTISSGKKGKETPLGYWKVFRKQVKGFSRKYDNAPMPYMQMYDEMGIAFHGGALPGYPASHGCVRLPVEFAKKLYGLTQMGTEVVIEG, from the coding sequence ATGGACCACGCCCCGACTCTTCGCCTTGCCCCTCTCGCGCTTGCCGTCGCCCTGCTTGCCGGCTGCGCCACCGCCCCGGTCAAGGTCACCGAGGCGCCGCGCCCTGCGCCGGCTGTCGCCCAGCTGCCGTACGAATGGACCAACGGCCACGCGCCCAAGGCGACCCAGCAGGCCAAGGCACTGTTCGGTACCGTCGCGCTTCGGCCCGGCCAGTATCATTGGGCCGCGACCATCCCCGAGGCCCCGGCCAAGGTGGTGATCGATCGGATGCAGCAGCTGATGTTCGTCTACAAGGGCGACCAGCTGGTCGGGGTCAGCACCATCTCGTCGGGCAAGAAGGGCAAGGAAACGCCGCTCGGTTACTGGAAGGTGTTTCGCAAGCAGGTGAAGGGCTTCAGCCGCAAGTACGACAATGCACCGATGCCCTACATGCAGATGTACGACGAAATGGGCATCGCCTTTCACGGCGGCGCGCTACCCGGCTACCCGGCCAGCCACGGCTGCGTTCGCCTGCCGGTCGAATTCGCCAAGAAGCTCTACGGCCTAACCCAGATGGGCACCGAGGTGGTGATCGAGGGGTAG
- a CDS encoding FAD-dependent oxidoreductase, which translates to MDSIGGDLDTMAPRPFADDQMAAIRAIASAQSYRAGEAVLDAGAPQDRFVLVEEGEIEVADPVTGERIRDATLHPGQFMGELAFLNGGPMTLTMRAAVDTRTIEVPRPAMLRLMSDVPEIGDHILTVFAARRRRIFEEGDSSILVSGSGHDPAIARIASFLSRNRLPFRELADGAAGVSINGVELADPTPRMIARHFGLDLKARPGEEVDLIIVGAGPAGVAAAVYAGSEGLRALVVEDNAIGGQAGTSSRIENYMGFPTGISGADLTFRGQVQAMKFGTCFAMPRRVEGLVERGDGFCVTLDDGEELCTRAVLVATGVQYRRLPIERLESFEGAGIYYAATEMEARFCTNTEAIVVGGGNSAGQAAMYLSRVARKVHVLVRGAGLAETMSAYLRERLEADPRIEIHTGSKLARLYGGEHLENVTVSSPEGEWSVGCRALFIMIGAAPNTGWLSGLVELDRAGFVRTGSDVGAASSYATSCPGIFAVGDVRSGSVKRVASSVGEGSVVVSAIWSHVNAPPPPATGIGG; encoded by the coding sequence ATGGACTCCATTGGCGGCGATCTCGACACCATGGCCCCGCGGCCGTTCGCGGACGATCAGATGGCGGCGATCCGCGCTATCGCATCCGCCCAAAGCTATCGCGCCGGAGAGGCAGTGCTCGACGCCGGTGCACCGCAGGATCGCTTTGTGCTGGTCGAAGAAGGCGAGATCGAGGTCGCCGACCCGGTCACCGGGGAACGCATCCGCGACGCCACGCTTCACCCCGGCCAGTTCATGGGCGAACTGGCGTTCCTCAACGGCGGTCCGATGACCCTGACCATGCGCGCCGCGGTCGACACCCGGACGATCGAGGTGCCGCGTCCCGCCATGCTGCGGCTGATGAGCGACGTGCCCGAGATCGGCGATCATATCCTGACCGTCTTCGCCGCCCGCCGCCGCCGGATCTTCGAGGAAGGCGACAGCTCGATCCTCGTTTCGGGCTCGGGCCATGACCCCGCGATCGCCCGGATCGCCAGCTTCCTCAGCCGCAACCGCCTCCCGTTCCGCGAACTCGCCGACGGGGCGGCGGGGGTCAGCATCAACGGCGTCGAGCTTGCCGATCCCACCCCGCGCATGATCGCCCGCCATTTCGGGCTCGATCTCAAGGCGCGACCGGGGGAGGAGGTCGACCTGATCATCGTCGGTGCCGGACCGGCCGGGGTCGCCGCCGCCGTCTATGCCGGGTCCGAGGGGCTGCGGGCCTTGGTGGTAGAGGACAATGCGATCGGCGGGCAGGCGGGGACCAGCAGCCGGATCGAGAATTACATGGGCTTTCCGACCGGCATCTCGGGCGCGGACCTGACCTTTCGCGGGCAGGTGCAGGCGATGAAGTTCGGCACCTGCTTCGCCATGCCGCGGCGGGTCGAGGGGCTGGTGGAGCGCGGCGACGGCTTCTGCGTCACGCTCGACGACGGCGAGGAATTGTGCACCCGCGCCGTGCTGGTCGCGACCGGGGTACAGTATCGCCGGCTGCCGATTGAGCGACTGGAAAGCTTCGAGGGCGCGGGCATCTATTATGCCGCGACCGAGATGGAAGCGCGCTTCTGCACGAACACCGAGGCGATCGTGGTCGGCGGCGGCAATAGCGCGGGCCAGGCCGCCATGTACCTGTCGCGGGTCGCGCGAAAGGTGCACGTGCTGGTCCGCGGCGCCGGCCTTGCCGAGACGATGAGTGCCTATCTGCGCGAACGGCTGGAGGCGGACCCAAGGATCGAGATCCACACCGGGAGCAAGCTGGCGCGGCTTTACGGCGGCGAGCACCTGGAGAACGTCACCGTGTCGAGCCCCGAGGGGGAGTGGAGCGTCGGCTGCCGGGCGCTGTTCATCATGATCGGCGCGGCGCCCAATACCGGCTGGCTGTCGGGCCTGGTCGAGCTTGACCGCGCGGGCTTTGTCCGCACCGGCAGCGACGTTGGTGCCGCAAGCAGCTACGCCACCTCCTGCCCCGGGATCTTCGCGGTCGGGGACGTCCGTTCGGGGTCGGTCAAGCGGGTAGCGTCCAGCGTCGGTGAAGGGTCGGTAGTGGTCAGCGCCATCTGGAGCCACGTCAACGCGCCCCCGCCACCCGCCACGGGCATCGGAGGATAG